The DNA window GTTGACGAGCGTCTGGCGCTGATTGTTGATCCCATGCTGGCCACCGGCGGCTCAATGATTGCCACCATAGATTTGCTCAAGCAGCGCGGCTGCAAGCAAATCAAGGCCCTGGTGCTGGTAGCTGCTCCTGAAGGCATTGCCGCCCTGGAAAAGGCCCATCCGGATGTGGAGCTTTACACCGCTGCCATCGACAGGTGCCTCAACGAGCATGGCTATATTCTGCCGGGCCTTGGTGATGCCGGTGACAAGATTTTCGGCACTAAATAAGCTGTCAAGAATGTAAGCCGTAAAGCATTTTAAAAAGGCGCCCCGGGGCGCCTTTTTTATTGCCCCCATATCGACTTGCTCGCCCATTTGGGCTCCTTCGGGATTTCACGCAAGGGACAGATTTCAGTGGCGTTTAGGGAGAAGGGCCTACACTTGAGTGGACAGTTGCCATTGGAAGTCCGCCCATGACCAAACCCGTAATCGCCAACAACAGGCCGGCCAAGGTGAATCTCGAGGCCGGTAAGGAATATCTTTTCTGTGTCTGCGGCCGCTCCGCCAGCCAGCCCTTTTGTGACGGCTCCCATGCCGGCAGTGGCCTGACGCCAAAGCGCTTTGTGGCCAAGGCCAGCGAAACAGCTTATCTGTGCCAGTGCAAGCACACAGGCAATGCGCCATTTTGCGACGGCACCCACAAGCAGTTTGACGATGACATGGTGGGCAAGGAAGGACCGGGCCTTGAAGCGAACGCCGGCGGTAAGGTCGCAGCTAACGTGACGCCCAAGGCCCGGGCCACGGCGGAGGAGCCCACGGTGGAGTTTATTCACCAGTTGGCGCGGGACGGATTGGAGGGCGTGGGCCGCCATGGCCCCATGACCGCCATGGGCGTGCCGAGGCAGCAATTGCCCCACTGGGATCTGTTGCAAATCATGGTGGCCCAGATGGCCACCAAGCCGCTGATGGAAGATGTGCCCGTGGCGACCGAGCTGGTGATTGGCCCCGAGGCCCGCAAGCCGCTGGTGCTGAAGATGCCGCTGCTGGTGTCCGACATGAGTTTCGGCTCTCTGTCGGAAGAAGCCAAGGTCGCCATGGCCATGGGGGCCGAGTTGGCCGGTACCGGCATTTGTTCAGGTGAGGGCGGCATGTTGCCCGAAGAGCAGGCGGCCAATTCGCGCTATTTTTATGAACTCGCCAGTGCCAAGTTCGGCTTCAGGGAAGAATTGCTGCAAAAGGTGCAGAGCTTTCACTTCAAGGGCGGCCAGGGGGCCAAGACAGGGACCGGCGGCCATCTGCCGGGAATAAAAAATCACGGCAAAATTTCCCTGGTGCGTGGTATTCCAGAGGGACAGGACGCCATCTCACCGCCCACCTTTAAAGATCTGGTCACTGTCGCCGATTTCCGCCGCTTCGGTGACAGGGTCAGGGAGATCAGCGGCGGTATTCCCATTGGCTTTAAGCTCAGCGCCAATCACATAGAGCAGGATATCCAGTTTGCCCTGGATGCCGGGGCCGATTACATCATTCTCGACGGTCGCGGTGGAGGCACCGGAGCGGCACCGGCCATGTTTCGCGATCATATCAGTGTGCCGACCATTCCGGCCCTGGCGCGGGCGAGACGTTACCTCGACAAGCAGGGCATGAGCGGCCGGGTGACGCTTATCATCACAGGTGGTTTAAGGGTGCCGATGGACTTCGTCAAGGCCCTGGCCTTGGGGGCCGATGGGGTGGCCCTGGCCAACAGCGCCATGCAGGCCATAGGCTGTGTCGGCGCCAGGATCTGCAACACCAACTTGTGCCCGGCGGGCATTGCCACCCAGGATCCCGAACTGCGCAAGCGTTTGAACGTGCCCCAGGCGGCGCAGCAGCTGCAGCGTTTCCTGGAGTCCTCCGTGACCCTGATGCAGGTGATGGCCAGGGCCTGTGGCCACAGCGCCCTTAAAGGCTTTAACCCCAATGATCTCGCCACCTGGCACAGGGACATGGCCCTGTTGAGCGGCGTAACCTACGCCGGCTACACGCTGCTTAACCGGGAATAACGCCGGTGGCCTTTCTGTACAGGGCTATCAGTTTGTAACATACTGGCGTTTATGAAAATTTCAGGATTCAGCTCAGGGGGATGCGGGACATGCAGGACTTATTGATCACCAATGTGATACTGGAAGAGGGCGGCGAGCTTAAGCAGATCCTTATCGAGTCGGGCCGCTTCAAGGCCATAGTGCCGTTGACGGAAAAGTTGGACTTCCGGGGCGAGCGGCTCGACGGCGAGGGCGGGCTGGCCATGGCGCCATTCTGTGAACCCCATATTCATCTCGACACCACCCAGACCGCGGGTTCGCCCAATTGGAACCAGTCGGGCACCCTGTTTGAAGGCATAGAGCGCTGGGCCGAGCGCAAGGCGCTATTGTCTGCCGAAGATGTGAAGGCCCGTGCCATCGCCACCCTCAAGTGGCAGATTGCCAACGGGGTCCAGCATGTGCGCAGTCATGTGGATGTGTCGGATCCCAAGTTGGTGGCCCTCAAGGCCATGCTGGAGGTGCGCAGCGAAATGGCGCCCTGGGTGGACTTGCAGCTGGTGGCCTTTCCCCAGGAGGGCATACTCTCCTATCCCAACGGCAAGGCATTGCTGGAAGAGGCGGTGCAGCTTGGCGCAGACGTGATAGGCGCCATCCCACACTTTGAATTCACCCGTGAATACGGAGTGGAATCGCTGCATTTCGCTTTTGAACTGGCGCAAAAATACGACCGCCTGCTGGATATTCACTGCGATGAGATAGACGACGAGCAATCGCGGTTTGTGGAAACCGTGGCCGCGCTGGCGCTGCGGGATGGCATAGGTGAGAAGGTGACCGCCAGTCACACTACGGCCATGCACTCCTATAACGGCGCCTATGCTTCGCGGCTGTTCCGCTTATTGAAAATGTCCGGCATTAACTTTGTCGCCAATCCGCTGGTGAATATCCATCTGCAGGGCCGATTCGACGACTACCCCAAGCGGCGCGGCATCACCCGGGTCAAGGAAATGCTGGCCGCCGGCATCAACGTCTGTTTTGGTCATGATGATGTGTTCGACCCCTGGTATCCGCTCGGCACGGCCAATATGTTGCAGGTGCTGCACATGGGGCTGCACGTATGCCAACTGATGGGCTATGAGGATATCAATCAGGGACTCAGGCTTATCGGCAGCCATTCCGCCCGTACCCTGAACCTTTCCGACTATGGCATTAAGGAAGGCAACAGCGGCAACCTTATCATACTGCCGGCCAAAAATGGCTTCGACGCCCTGCGCCGTCAGGTGCCGGTACGCTTCTCGGTGCGCCGTGGCAAGCTGATTGCCAGCACAGTGCCGGCCAGTACCCATCTGTTTCTGGAAGGTGAGGAGCGGGTGGACTTCAGCCAGCCACTGCCACCCAATCTCTGAGTTGAATCCATTCCGCCAACCGGCTGGAGCAATAAAAAAGCGCGGGTCTAACCGCGCTTTTTTTGTGCCTGCGAAGTGCTTGATTAAAGCACCATGGCCGCTATCCAGCCGAAGATCAGCAGCGGGATATTGTAGTGAATAAAGGTTGGGATCACACTGTCACGCATATGATCGTGCTGGCCGTCGGCGTTAAGTCCGGCGGTGGGGCCCAGGGTGGAGTCCGATGCCGGCGAACCGGCGTCACCCAGGGCGGCGGCCGTGCCCACCAAAGCTATGGTGGCCGGTACCGAGAAACCGAAGGACAGGGCCAGGGGCACGTAGATGGTGGCTATGATGGGAATGGTGGAGAAGGACGAGCCTATGCCCATGGTGATCAGCAGCCCCACCAACAGCATTAAAAAGGCCGCCAGCGGCTTATTGTCACCTATGAGTTCACCCAGGGAGCTGATCAGGGTTGCTACTTCGCCGGTTTGCTTCACTACTGCGGCAAAGCCCGCCGCCGCAATCATGATGAAACCTATGCTGGCCATCATGCGCACGCCCTGACTGAAGAGGTCCTGATCGCCAACGTGCTTGAGGGCGCCGGAGAAGCTGAAGATCATAAAGCCCACCAGGGCGCCGAAAATCATCGAGTCGGTCTTAAGCTGCACCGCCAACGTGGCGGCAATGGCCAGCAGGGCCGTGATAATGGAGCGGCGATTCAGTTCTGTGGCTATCTCGGGTTCTGCAGCCAGGATTTGTTGTTCCTGATAATCCCTGGGCTTGCGATAGCTCACCAGTACCGCCAGTGCCAGTCCCAGCACCATGCCGAGCGCCGGGATGATCATGGCCCCCGGTACCTGTTCGCGTACGGCGTTGAGACCATTGCTATTGAGATTGGCCAGCAATATGTCATTGAGGAAGATGCCGCCAAAGCCCAGCGGCAGCACCATATAGGTGGTAACCAGGCCAAAGGTGAGCACACAGGCCACCAGGCGCCGGTCGAGACGCAGTTTGGACATCAGGTGCAATAAGGGCGGCACCAGGATAGGAATAAAGGCGATGTGGATGGGCAGCAGGTTTTGTGAGGATATGGCCATGGCTCCCAGCGCCAGCAACAGCAGACGTCTCATCCAGGCCAGTTCTTTGGCATTGGCATCTCGTCCCAAGCGGCTTATCACGGTGCGGGAAATCAGGGTAGTCAGCCCCGAATGGGACAGGGCCACAGCAAAGGCACCGAGCAGGGCATAGCTCAGGGCTATTTGCGCCCCACCGCCCAAACCATCGTTGAAGGCACCTATGGTGGCGTCCAGGGTCATGCCGCCCATTAGACCTGCCACCAGGGCACTCAGGGTCAGGGCAACAACCACATTAACCCGTGCCAGGCTCAAACCCAGCATCAGGCACACGGCAATCACAACAGAATTCATGTTAAGGTCAATACCGGCTATTAACAGAAGGGCTATTGATGACAGGCTTTGACTCCACTGTCCAGTATCAGGCTTTCGATTGCGGCATAGGTGGTCAATTGCGGCTTATTCCGGCTGCCGTAGCAGCACAAAGGCCAAGTTCAGGCTCGCTGTCCAGTAGAACGCTGCAAAAATGTGATATTGATCCTAAATGGGTTGTAAGGCGCGTGGCAGCACTTATAATGCTGAATATCTGAAAGGATTTGTCATTTTATCCCTAGCTCAATCCATAGATGGAGGTAACAAATGAGCGTATTAGTAGGCCGTCCGGCCCCTGACTTTACCGCTGCGGCCGTTCTGGGTTCCGGCGAAATCGTTGACAGCTTTAACCTGACTGCAGCCATCAAGGGCAAGCCTGCCGTAGTCTTTTTCTATCCTCTGGACTTCACCTTCGTGTGCCCATCTGAGCTGATCGCCTTTGATCACCGCATGGATGAGTTCAAGAAGCGCGGTGTGGAAGTGATCGGTGTATCCATCGACTCTCAATTCACCCATAACGCCTGGCGTAACACCCCGGTAGAAAAGGGCGGTATCGGCCAGGTGCAATACACCCTGGTTGCCGATGTTAAGCACGACATCTGCAAAGCTTACGATGTTGAGCATCCAGAAGCCGGTGTGGCCTTCCGCGGTTCTTTCCTGATCGACAAGAACGGCATGGTACGTCACCAGGTAGTGAACGATCTGCCACTGGGTCGTAACGTTGACGAAATGCTGCGTATGGTTGACGCGCTGCAGTTCCATGAAGAGCACGGCGAAGTGTGCCCAGCCGGTTGGGTAAAAGGCAAGAAAGGCATGAGCGCCAGCCCAGATGGCGTTGCGGCTTACCTGGCCGAGAATGCTGAAGAGCTGTAATAGCCCGTCGAGCATAAAAAAAGCCGCCCAATGGGCGGCTTTTTTTATGTCTTCTATCAAGTGTCGCTGCTGTCTTCGTCTTCGGCACTCTCGTCGGTATTGTCGTCGACGAGCGGAGCAGCCAGAGGCCAGCCGCCCAGCGCCTTCCAGCGGTTCACTATATAGCAGAACAGCTCGGCGGTGCGCTCGGTATCGTACAGGGCGCTGTGGGCCTCGCGGTTATCGAACGGAATGCCCGCCATCTGGCAGGCCCTGGCCAGCACTGTGTGCCCCAGGGCCAGGCCCGACAGGCAGGCGGTATCGAAAGTGGCAAAGGGATGAAACGGCGAGCGCTTGATGTCGTTGCGTTCTATGGCCTTACTGACAAAACCATGATCGAAAGCGGCGTTGTGGGCCACGATAATGGATCGATGGCAATCTGCGGCCTTCTGGGCTTTTTTGACCGTCTTGAAGATTTCCAGCAGGGCTTCTTTCTCGCTGACGGCGCCACGCAATGGATTGGTGGGATCTATGCCGTTAAAGGCCAGGGCCGCGGGCTCCAGGTTGGCACCTTCGAAGGGTTCGATATGGAAGTGCAGGGTGTGATCCAGCACCAGGTTACCTTCGGCATCCATTTTCAGCAGGGTGACGGCAATTTCCAGCAAGGCGTCGGTCTGGGCGTTGAAACCCGCGGTTTCCACGTCTATGACAACCGGGAAATAGCCCCGGAAGCGGTACTTGAGCAGGTTGGCCTTGTTAGCGTCGGTCATCGGAAATCCAGGGAAATGAACAAGGGCGCTATTATGCTAAATGCCATCGGGCCTGTCATGTCCGATTGCTGTAAAACTGAGCTAAAGAACCCAAGTAAATGGCCGATACCACAGAAGTAACCCGGAATGGATGAGAATGGCTATGTGGCGAAAACTTCTTTTGTTGTCTTCTTTGCTGATGCCCGCCATGGCAAGCGCGGAATTACGCCACTATGTGGCTAACCTGGATGAATCCCAATGGCGTCTGAGTGCTGCCAGCCCCATCATGTGCCGCCTGGAACATGATATTCCGGCCTATGGCAAGGCGGTGTTCACCAGTCAGGCCAGCAAGGAGCTGAACCTGGCCTTCAGCCTCGATATGTGGTCCAAACCCGATGCCGCCACCAAGGCCACCTTGATGAGCAGGGCACCGGCCTGGCGTCCCGGGGTGAATTCCCACCCCATTACCGAGCTAAGGTACCAGAAGTACTTCAGTGGCGAGGTGCCAAAGAAGGCGGCCTGGTCGATGCTGACCGAACTGGAGCGGGGCATGGAACCCACCTTTTATTATGCCGATTGGTACAATAACGAAAGCAAGGTGGCGGTGGGCCTGTCTTCCGCCAACTTCAAGCGCAAGTACAATGAATTCAAGGCGTGTCTGGCAAACCTCTTGCCCTACAGCTTTGAAGACATTTCCTTTACCGTGCTCAACTTCGAGTCCGGTGGCAGCGAACTGAGTCGCTTTTCCAAACAGCAACTGTCACGTATTCAGGAATACCTGAGTTATGACCCCGAAGTGCAACTGGTGCTGATTGATGCCTACACCGACAGCTACGGTGGTCGCACGGTCAACAAGAAGGTCAGTGATCAGCGGGCCGACAGTATCAAGAGCTATTTCCTGGAAAAAGGCATTCCCGATGACAGGATCATGACCATGGGCCACGGCGAAAGCCGTCACGTGGCATCCAACGACTCGGTGGATGAGCGGGCCCGTAACCGCCGCGTTGTCATCCGCATCAGTAAGCCCATGTAATACAGAGATAAATTTAAAAAGCACCGCCATTGAGCGGTGCTTTTTTTTTTGAGTGCAGTGTCTGTCCCGGAGGATAAGGTCGGGTGGCAAAGGTTGTGACGACAGTGAAAATCGACAGATAAAAAAATGCCCGCTTGGTTTCAAGCGGGCAGCAAAAATAATGCATTGCAATCAACAAATTGAAGGAAGGAAGTCAAGCATAAGAACCAGGGATAGAACCGACGTCATGGACACCGGTTCAGGTGTTCTTGTTTTCAATACCCGTTGGGTGGGCACTTCCTGAAAACGCGCTCATTTTAGCCTTGACCATCTTATCGGACAAACTAGAAAAATTGCCTTAATCCATTAGTAAAACTAATCAGATAAACTGGCTAATGGCTCATTGCGCCTAGTTGTTCGGCATGTTGTGGTGTTTTACTCAGTTATTCGGCATAAAAAATCATATCTTGAATGGCGCCGTTCCTAAAACGGGCGTTTGCCTTTTTTATGTGCTGTTCTGTCCGAGAGCCGGCTTAAGGTGGCCTTTTACCTGGGGAGAAGGCCGATGACCCCGAGCCCATCTGCATAATTCAATATGACTGGCAAGGGGGCGCAGGCCATTTTGCTGCTTTTATTTCTTTGCATGGGGGGCTGTACCTGCCATTCACAATCTGGCGGCGGATCGGTATAGTAGGGCTCAATTTTGTATGTCCGGAAAATGGTTTTGCCCGTGTTTAACTGGCCAATTTCAGTCTATTACGAAGATACAGACGCAGGTGGCGTGGTGTATCACTCCAATTATCTCAATTTTTTTGAACGGGCCCGCACCGAATGGCTGAGATCCCTGGGGATCAGTCAAACCGCGTTATTGCAGGATGACATTGCCTTTGTGGTACGGCGTGCGGAGCTGGATTTTCGTAAGGCCGCGAAATTTGAGCAGAACCTTATGGTGCAAACCAGGGTCATAGAGTTGAAAAAGGCGTCGCTGGTGTTTCATCAGCGACTGGTTGATGGTGATGATGTTTGTTACTGCGAAGGCACCATTTTGGTGGCCTGCGTGGCCTTATCGAAAATGCGTCCCCATGCCATTCCCCCATTCATAGCGCAGGAGTTTACCCAAGGTGCAAGCTGATATTTCTTTTATAGGGTTGTTTCTTCAGGCCAGTGTGCTGGTTAAATTGGTGATGCTGGCCTTGCTCGGCTTATCCGTGATGTCCTGGGCCGTCATATTGCAGCGCCGTGCGCTGCTGAGCTCCGCCCGAGCCAAGTCACTCAAGTTTGAAGACAAGTTCTGGTCCGGTGTTGACCTCAACCGTCTGTATCAGGAACTGTCGGCCCGTACCGAGCACAACTCGGGTATGGAAGCCATGTTTGTGGCCGGTTTCAAGGAGTATTCGCGCCTGTCTCGTCTGAGCGGCAAGGTGCCCGGCGCCGTGATGGACGGCAGCTACCGTGCCATGCGTGTGACCCTGTCCCGTGAGCTGGAAAAGCTGGAAACCCATTTGCCCTTGTTGGCGACCATAGGTTCCACCAGTCCCTATATCGGCCTGTTCGGCACAGTGTGGGGGATCATGAACTCCTTTATCGCCCTGGGTGCGGTGGAAAACGCCACCCTGGCCATGGTGGCACCCGGTATCGCGGAGGCTTTGATTGCTACCGCCATGGGTCTGTTTGCTGCTATTCCTGCGGTTATTGCCTATAACCGCTTCTCGACCCAGGTGGAGAAAATTGAGGGCAGCTACGCCAACTTTATGGAAGAGTTTTCCAGCATTTTGCACCGTCAGGCCTACAGCGAGAAGGAATCGGCATGATGCAGGGCTACCAGCGCAAGCGGCGCCGCCCCGTGGCCGAGATTAACGTGGTGCCTTACATAGACGTGATGTTGGTGTTGCTGATCATCTTTATGGTGACAGCCCCCATAGTCACCCAGGGCGTCAAGGTGGACTTGCCCACAGCCAGTGCCGAACCATTGCCATCCGACAGCAAGCCGCCGGTTATCGCTTCCATCGATGCCGAGGGCAACTATTACCTGGATGTGGGCAGTACCAGCAATCACGAGGTACTGGATCTGGAAGATTTGGCTGAGCGGGTCGCTGCCATACTCCAGCTTGAACCAGAGCGTCCTGTGGTGGTCAAGGGCGATCGCAGCATTCCCTACGAGAAGGTGATCCAGTTGATGACCACGCTTCAGGGCGCCGGTGTGCCTTCCGTGGGCTTGATGACAGACTCACCCAAAGAGAAATAAGGTGTGGCAGTGAATTCAGACTTTAAGCTTCCACTTATCATTTCAGCTGCAATTCATGGCGGCGTGATACTTATCCTGGCGCTGGGCATAGACTTCCAGCACACACCGCCGCCAATGCCGGCGGCCAGTGCGCCTGCGGTGCAGGCTGTGGTCATAGACTCTGGCAAGGTGGCGGCGCGGGTGGAAGAGCTCAAGCAGAAAAAACGCGACGAGGAAAGGCGTGAGCGTGCCCGTCAGGAAGAGTTGGAGCGCAAGGCCGATGAAGCCAAGCGCGCCCGCGAGCTGGAGCAGGAGCGGATCCGCAAGCTGGAAGCCGAGCGCAAGCAGAAAGAAATTGAAACCCAGAAGGCCGCCGACGCTGCCAAGGCTGCCAAGCTGAAGGAACAGCAGGAAAAGGAAAAGGCCCAAAAGGCCGAAGCCGATCGCAAGCAAAAGGAAAAGGAGCGTCAGGCCGAAGAGGAAGCCGCCAAGAAAGCCGCCGACAAGCGCAAGGCGGAGGAAGAGGCTGCACGCAAGGCCGAGGAAGAGCGTAAGCGTAAGGAAGCCGAGCGCAAGGCCAAGGAAGAAGCCGAGCGTAAACGCAAGGCCGAGGAAGAAGCCAAACGCAAGGCGGCCGAGGAAGCCAAGCGCCGCGAGCAGGAACTGGCCGACATGATGGCGTCCGAGCAGGACACCATCAGTGCCGCCAAGAACCAGCAGGTGATGTCTGAACTGAGCCGTTATCAGGCGATGATCGCCAGCACGCTGCAGCGCAACGTACAGAAAGAAGACAGCATGCGTGGCAAGAGCTGCGAGATGGTGGTGAAACTGGCCAAAGACGGTTTTGTGATCAGCAGCCGCGTCAAGCAGGGCGACGCCCAGGTTTGCCGTGCCACCCAGGCCGCCATTCAGAGGCTGCAACGCTTGCCCGTATCACCTCAGGCCGAGGTGTACGAAAAGATGAAAGAACTGAACATTATTTACAAACCCGAGTTCAATTAAGGGAGCTACATGAAACTTTTGCTTAAATGCGCACTGTTGCTCGCGGCAGTGCTGAGCGTGCCGGCCCGGGCGGCGCTGGACATAGTGATCACCGACGGTATCGACGCGGCCCGTCCCATCGCCGTCATGCCCTTTGTTTGGCAGGGCACAGGCCCCGTGCCGTCACAGATTTCCGATGTGGTCGCTTCGGATCTGACCCGCAGCGGCACCTTCAAGCCGCTGGATGAACTCAATCTGCCACAGCGTGGTTTGGCTTCGGTGAAGCAGTTCACCGCCAAGGCCTGGAGTGGCATGAATGCCGAGGCGCTGGTGGTGGGTGCCATCAAGCCCTTTGGCCCGGACCAGTATATGGTGACCTTTGATCTTATCGATCTGGTCAAGGCCCAGGTGCCCGGTAATGGCCCCCGCGCCATGGAAGAATTGCTGCTCGACAGCCGTGAGACTGTCATCAGTGCCGCCCAATTCCGCCAAT is part of the Shewanella cyperi genome and encodes:
- the tolR gene encoding protein TolR, with translation MMQGYQRKRRRPVAEINVVPYIDVMLVLLIIFMVTAPIVTQGVKVDLPTASAEPLPSDSKPPVIASIDAEGNYYLDVGSTSNHEVLDLEDLAERVAAILQLEPERPVVVKGDRSIPYEKVIQLMTTLQGAGVPSVGLMTDSPKEK
- a CDS encoding glutamate synthase-related protein is translated as MTKPVIANNRPAKVNLEAGKEYLFCVCGRSASQPFCDGSHAGSGLTPKRFVAKASETAYLCQCKHTGNAPFCDGTHKQFDDDMVGKEGPGLEANAGGKVAANVTPKARATAEEPTVEFIHQLARDGLEGVGRHGPMTAMGVPRQQLPHWDLLQIMVAQMATKPLMEDVPVATELVIGPEARKPLVLKMPLLVSDMSFGSLSEEAKVAMAMGAELAGTGICSGEGGMLPEEQAANSRYFYELASAKFGFREELLQKVQSFHFKGGQGAKTGTGGHLPGIKNHGKISLVRGIPEGQDAISPPTFKDLVTVADFRRFGDRVREISGGIPIGFKLSANHIEQDIQFALDAGADYIILDGRGGGTGAAPAMFRDHISVPTIPALARARRYLDKQGMSGRVTLIITGGLRVPMDFVKALALGADGVALANSAMQAIGCVGARICNTNLCPAGIATQDPELRKRLNVPQAAQQLQRFLESSVTLMQVMARACGHSALKGFNPNDLATWHRDMALLSGVTYAGYTLLNRE
- a CDS encoding flagellar protein MotY; the protein is MWRKLLLLSSLLMPAMASAELRHYVANLDESQWRLSAASPIMCRLEHDIPAYGKAVFTSQASKELNLAFSLDMWSKPDAATKATLMSRAPAWRPGVNSHPITELRYQKYFSGEVPKKAAWSMLTELERGMEPTFYYADWYNNESKVAVGLSSANFKRKYNEFKACLANLLPYSFEDISFTVLNFESGGSELSRFSKQQLSRIQEYLSYDPEVQLVLIDAYTDSYGGRTVNKKVSDQRADSIKSYFLEKGIPDDRIMTMGHGESRHVASNDSVDERARNRRVVIRISKPM
- the tolA gene encoding cell envelope integrity protein TolA, whose protein sequence is MAVNSDFKLPLIISAAIHGGVILILALGIDFQHTPPPMPAASAPAVQAVVIDSGKVAARVEELKQKKRDEERRERARQEELERKADEAKRARELEQERIRKLEAERKQKEIETQKAADAAKAAKLKEQQEKEKAQKAEADRKQKEKERQAEEEAAKKAADKRKAEEEAARKAEEERKRKEAERKAKEEAERKRKAEEEAKRKAAEEAKRREQELADMMASEQDTISAAKNQQVMSELSRYQAMIASTLQRNVQKEDSMRGKSCEMVVKLAKDGFVISSRVKQGDAQVCRATQAAIQRLQRLPVSPQAEVYEKMKELNIIYKPEFN
- the rnt gene encoding ribonuclease T, which translates into the protein MTDANKANLLKYRFRGYFPVVIDVETAGFNAQTDALLEIAVTLLKMDAEGNLVLDHTLHFHIEPFEGANLEPAALAFNGIDPTNPLRGAVSEKEALLEIFKTVKKAQKAADCHRSIIVAHNAAFDHGFVSKAIERNDIKRSPFHPFATFDTACLSGLALGHTVLARACQMAGIPFDNREAHSALYDTERTAELFCYIVNRWKALGGWPLAAPLVDDNTDESAEDEDSSDT
- a CDS encoding Na+/H+ antiporter family protein, whose protein sequence is MNSVVIAVCLMLGLSLARVNVVVALTLSALVAGLMGGMTLDATIGAFNDGLGGGAQIALSYALLGAFAVALSHSGLTTLISRTVISRLGRDANAKELAWMRRLLLLALGAMAISSQNLLPIHIAFIPILVPPLLHLMSKLRLDRRLVACVLTFGLVTTYMVLPLGFGGIFLNDILLANLNSNGLNAVREQVPGAMIIPALGMVLGLALAVLVSYRKPRDYQEQQILAAEPEIATELNRRSIITALLAIAATLAVQLKTDSMIFGALVGFMIFSFSGALKHVGDQDLFSQGVRMMASIGFIMIAAAGFAAVVKQTGEVATLISSLGELIGDNKPLAAFLMLLVGLLITMGIGSSFSTIPIIATIYVPLALSFGFSVPATIALVGTAAALGDAGSPASDSTLGPTAGLNADGQHDHMRDSVIPTFIHYNIPLLIFGWIAAMVL
- a CDS encoding peroxiredoxin produces the protein MSVLVGRPAPDFTAAAVLGSGEIVDSFNLTAAIKGKPAVVFFYPLDFTFVCPSELIAFDHRMDEFKKRGVEVIGVSIDSQFTHNAWRNTPVEKGGIGQVQYTLVADVKHDICKAYDVEHPEAGVAFRGSFLIDKNGMVRHQVVNDLPLGRNVDEMLRMVDALQFHEEHGEVCPAGWVKGKKGMSASPDGVAAYLAENAEEL
- the ybgC gene encoding tol-pal system-associated acyl-CoA thioesterase encodes the protein MFNWPISVYYEDTDAGGVVYHSNYLNFFERARTEWLRSLGISQTALLQDDIAFVVRRAELDFRKAAKFEQNLMVQTRVIELKKASLVFHQRLVDGDDVCYCEGTILVACVALSKMRPHAIPPFIAQEFTQGAS
- a CDS encoding cytosine deaminase, encoding MQDLLITNVILEEGGELKQILIESGRFKAIVPLTEKLDFRGERLDGEGGLAMAPFCEPHIHLDTTQTAGSPNWNQSGTLFEGIERWAERKALLSAEDVKARAIATLKWQIANGVQHVRSHVDVSDPKLVALKAMLEVRSEMAPWVDLQLVAFPQEGILSYPNGKALLEEAVQLGADVIGAIPHFEFTREYGVESLHFAFELAQKYDRLLDIHCDEIDDEQSRFVETVAALALRDGIGEKVTASHTTAMHSYNGAYASRLFRLLKMSGINFVANPLVNIHLQGRFDDYPKRRGITRVKEMLAAGINVCFGHDDVFDPWYPLGTANMLQVLHMGLHVCQLMGYEDINQGLRLIGSHSARTLNLSDYGIKEGNSGNLIILPAKNGFDALRRQVPVRFSVRRGKLIASTVPASTHLFLEGEERVDFSQPLPPNL
- the tolQ gene encoding protein TolQ, producing the protein MQADISFIGLFLQASVLVKLVMLALLGLSVMSWAVILQRRALLSSARAKSLKFEDKFWSGVDLNRLYQELSARTEHNSGMEAMFVAGFKEYSRLSRLSGKVPGAVMDGSYRAMRVTLSRELEKLETHLPLLATIGSTSPYIGLFGTVWGIMNSFIALGAVENATLAMVAPGIAEALIATAMGLFAAIPAVIAYNRFSTQVEKIEGSYANFMEEFSSILHRQAYSEKESA